From the genome of Natranaerovirga pectinivora:
CACCCATTTTCACTTCATGTGGCAATTTTTGATTTTTAATCATATTATATCCTAGCAAGGTATGTTGCTTAATTTCATTAAATTCTTCTTCCGTTAGTTTGCCAGGTTTATTAAGTATTTTCTTATCGATTTTAACTTTTCCTATATCATGCAACAAACCTGCTACAGTTAAATTCTCAATCTGATCCTTTGGCAAATGCAGCCAATGTCCAAAAATATTACAAAGCATAGAAACATTCATTAAATGAGTATATGTATGATCATCAGATTGTTTTATATGGCATAAAAAATTAAATAAATCACTTTTGGTTTCAAGAGTATTAATTAATTCTTCACTTATTGAAAATAATTCTTTTATATTAATATCTTTTCCATCACTAATACAGTCTAATTTGTCTTTTAAAAAGACTTGACTATCATTATATGAATTAGAAAATTTCTTATAGGAAACACTTTCTTTATGATTGTCTTTGTTTTTTTCTGGAGTTGGTATGACGTTAGATGTGTTAGTATAGTCTCTAACAACTATACTAAGTATTTGATATAATTGCATCCTAAAAATATGTTTTTGTGTAATGACTGTGTCCTTAGGAATAAGTAACATTCCACTACTATTAATTACATCCTCATCAAGCTGCATTCCCACTTGAACTTGATCTAATCCTATACGTTTTTGTTTGTATTCAGCTATAACCATAAAACACCGCTCCTTAATTATCAAATTCTAAGTATTATAAATAGTAAGAAGCACAAATCACCTCTTAACAATCCCCCAAGTTTTTTTATAAATAAGTGTTATTTAACTAAATTTTCAATGTAATATTCATATTATAACATAAAAAGACAAAAAGTAAATGTTTAACAGAGGTATAATAAATAAGAAATTAGTTATAATAATATAGGTACATCAAACAAATCTTATATGTACACATTTAAGGAGGAAATTAACTATGGCAAGAAACAATAACAACAACAACAGAAACAATAACAATAATAACAACAATAACAACAACAACAACAAAAACAACAATAACAATAACAACAATAACAACAACAACAACAGAAACAACAACAACAATAACCAAAACATGAATACTGAGTTTGGTAGAGACGAATAATAAAATGCCAAATAAAAGTAACAACAAAAGCAACAAAGATAGAAATAGCATCAACGATAACAACTTCGAAACAACAAAAAGAGTAGGATTTGGTATGGAAGATCTGAATCAATATTTGATTAGGAAAGATTTTAATCAAAGCAATAGAGATGAAGAAAATCACACATACTAAATCAATAATAGACCTATCGTAATGATAGGTCTATTTACATATCATATATTATTAACTCATCCTATGACTCTTACTTCGTAAGTGATTGCAAAAAAAATTTGAATATGATATTTTAAATAGGTAGTAATTAAATAATTAAGATGTTAAGGTTAAAGCCTTTTAGGGTTAAGACCTTAAAGTTAAGGTGTTGAAAGGAGATTTTATGAAGTTAATATTTTTTTCTGACATACATGGTTCTGAATATTATGCAAAGAAGGCAATTGAAGTACTTAAAGAAGAAAAGGGTGATTATATTGTTTTATTAGGGGATTTGCTTTACCACGGTCCTAGAAATGATCTTCCAAAAGAATATAACCCTAAGGGTGTAATAGAATTACTTAATGCAAACAAGAACAATATAATAGCAGTACGAGGCAATTGTGATAGTGAAGTAGATCAAATGGTTTTAAAGTTTCCAATGATGTCTGATTATACAATCATCGTTAATAATGATAAAAAAATATTTGCCACTCATGGACATATTTATAATGAAGCCAACATGCCACAGCTAAATGAAAAAGACATACTAATTCACGGACACACCCATATACCTGTAGCAAAAGAAAAAGAAGGGATATTTATACTAAATCCTGGTTCTATATCCTTACCTAAAGAAAATAATCCATCAAGTTTTGGAGTTATGACAGAAAATGAATTTCTAATTAAAACATTTGATGGCCAAATTATTAAACAAATAAAATTATAAAAATTTTATAAATAAAACAAACCACAAATATTAACATTTGGTGGTTTGTTTTGTTATATATAAAGAAACCAGTTAAGTCTATATACAAGTATTTTTAAAGTAACTTTCCTCGGGCACCCCACTCAGGAAGTTCACTTATTGTTATATAAATGTGATCAGTTGGGATATTACAATAAGTTGTTATACAGGTAGATAGTTTTTCAATCAATATTTCCTTATACTTTCTTTCAGCAGACCCAAATAATTTCACTTCTAAGTAAGCAGAGTTTTTTTCTTCTCCAGATAAAAAGATAGACATACTATCTTGGAAAGTAATCATTAAAGACTTTTCAGTTTTTCCAGGTATAGTGGTTATGATTTGTCCAAATTCTTTTTTTAAAACTTCTTTAAGATTATTATCTAAAGCTGTAGAAACTTGTGTAGTAATGAGTGGCATAGTAAAAAACCTCCTAAAATATGACTATTTTTTAAAACATAAAAATATTATACAATAATACTTATAAAACGCAAAGTTAATGTTTTATATATGTTAATTTAATAATTTAATATAAATTTAAAACAAATGAAATAATCACATGATAGAATGGAAATATAAGTATAGGATAATAATAGAAATAAATATAATAATATTTATTTTAAAGTTTAGGAGATATATTTACTATGGATAAATTAGAATTAATTGCACCTTGTGTTTTTGGCTTAGAATCGGTTTTAAAAAATGAAATTCAACAGTTAGGATACACAATAACTCAGGTTGAAGATGGAAGGGTAACATTTGAAGGAGATACAAAAGCTATATGTCGCAGTAATATTTTTATTAGAACAGCAGAGCGCATATTGCTTAAGGTTGGGACATTTAAGGCAACATCATTTGA
Proteins encoded in this window:
- a CDS encoding HD-GYP domain-containing protein, which gives rise to MVIAEYKQKRIGLDQVQVGMQLDEDVINSSGMLLIPKDTVITQKHIFRMQLYQILSIVVRDYTNTSNVIPTPEKNKDNHKESVSYKKFSNSYNDSQVFLKDKLDCISDGKDINIKELFSISEELINTLETKSDLFNFLCHIKQSDDHTYTHLMNVSMLCNIFGHWLHLPKDQIENLTVAGLLHDIGKVKIDKKILNKPGKLTEEEFNEIKQHTLLGYNMIKNQKLPHEVKMGVLSHHEKFDGSGYPFGFKNEQIHDFGKIIAIADIYDAMTSDRTYHKKFSPFKVIKIFEQESYGLLDTKYLFIFLENIAHNYLGNQVKLSTGEVGKIVFIHNNQPSRPIVQLDNVMVDLQNENNIEIKEIL
- the yfcE gene encoding phosphodiesterase — translated: MKLIFFSDIHGSEYYAKKAIEVLKEEKGDYIVLLGDLLYHGPRNDLPKEYNPKGVIELLNANKNNIIAVRGNCDSEVDQMVLKFPMMSDYTIIVNNDKKIFATHGHIYNEANMPQLNEKDILIHGHTHIPVAKEKEGIFILNPGSISLPKENNPSSFGVMTENEFLIKTFDGQIIKQIKL
- a CDS encoding phenylpyruvate tautomerase MIF-related protein, whose amino-acid sequence is MPLITTQVSTALDNNLKEVLKKEFGQIITTIPGKTEKSLMITFQDSMSIFLSGEEKNSAYLEVKLFGSAERKYKEILIEKLSTCITTYCNIPTDHIYITISELPEWGARGKLL